In Candidatus Riesia pediculicola, the following are encoded in one genomic region:
- the purB gene encoding adenylosuccinate lyase: MKYSFSRLNAISPIDGRYKEKSDILRPIFSEFGLIKRRVEVEIRWLQMLSESSEIQEVPKFRKCINDYLNEIIKNFNYSDAILIKKIEERVNHDVKAVEYFLKRKMSKFFELKKIKEFIHFACTSEDINNISYALMLKESIKKVIVPNWKDIIETLEKIAFSNRLIPILSRTHGRPATPSTVGKEFINFTYRMRKQLDQILRIKIYGKMNGTVGNYNAHLFAYPKIDWFKISEEFVLSFGIEWNPLTTQVEPYDYIAEIFDCIARFNTILIDLSRDIWGYICLGYFKKKMSDQEIGSSIMPYKNNPIEFENSEGNLELANTLSRHISQKMPISRWQRDLSNSTLIRNLGVCISHSLIAYFSFKDGLNKICIDEKNISQELNENWQVITEAIQTILRKYGEDSPYERLKELFQRNKKITRKHIIEYVNSLKLPNFEKDRIRSITPKDYIGLSNEMILKNFENKRENKI, encoded by the coding sequence ATGAAATATTCTTTTTCTAGGTTAAACGCAATATCTCCGATTGATGGAAGATATAAAGAAAAATCTGATATTCTTCGACCAATCTTCAGTGAGTTTGGATTAATAAAACGTAGAGTTGAGGTAGAAATTAGATGGCTTCAGATGTTATCAGAATCTTCTGAAATTCAAGAGGTTCCAAAATTTAGGAAGTGTATTAATGATTATTTAAATGAAATAATAAAAAATTTCAATTATTCCGATGCTATATTAATCAAAAAAATTGAAGAAAGAGTTAATCATGATGTAAAAGCAGTTGAGTATTTCTTAAAAAGAAAGATGTCAAAATTCTTTGAATTAAAAAAAATTAAGGAGTTCATTCATTTCGCATGTACTTCAGAAGACATCAACAACATTTCTTATGCCTTAATGTTAAAGGAATCGATAAAAAAAGTTATTGTTCCTAATTGGAAAGATATCATTGAAACTTTAGAAAAAATTGCTTTTTCTAATCGTTTAATACCGATCTTATCTAGAACACATGGAAGACCGGCTACTCCTAGCACAGTTGGAAAAGAGTTCATAAATTTTACTTATAGGATGAGAAAGCAATTGGATCAAATATTGAGAATTAAAATTTATGGAAAAATGAATGGAACCGTTGGTAACTATAATGCTCATTTATTTGCTTATCCAAAAATAGACTGGTTCAAAATAAGTGAAGAATTTGTTCTATCATTCGGTATAGAGTGGAATCCGCTCACTACACAAGTAGAACCATACGATTATATTGCGGAAATTTTCGATTGCATAGCACGTTTTAATACAATATTGATTGATCTTAGTCGAGATATATGGGGATATATCTGTCTTGGTTATTTCAAAAAAAAAATGAGTGATCAAGAAATTGGTTCTTCTATCATGCCTTACAAAAATAATCCAATTGAATTTGAAAATTCCGAAGGTAATTTAGAATTAGCAAACACATTATCGAGACATATTTCTCAGAAAATGCCAATTTCTAGATGGCAGAGAGATCTCAGTAATTCAACTCTCATAAGAAATTTAGGCGTTTGTATTTCTCACTCTTTGATAGCATATTTCTCTTTTAAAGATGGACTGAACAAGATTTGTATAGATGAAAAAAATATATCTCAGGAGCTTAACGAAAATTGGCAAGTGATTACAGAAGCAATACAAACTATTCTTAGAAAATATGGAGAAGATAGTCCGTACGAAAGGCTTAAAGAGTTGTTTCAAAGAAACAAAAAAATTACTAGAAAACATATAATTGAGTATGTAAACTCCTTAAAACTGCCTAATTTTGAAAAAGATAGAATACGATCAATCACTCCTAAAGATTACATTGGATTATCCAATGAGATGATTTTAAAAAATTTTGAGAACAAGAGAGAAAATAAAATTTAA
- the infA gene encoding translation initiation factor IF-1: MVKETGVEAQGVVLDTLPNTTFRVRLENGKKIIAHISGKMRKNYIRILTGDKVTVELSPYDLTKGRIIFRNR; encoded by the coding sequence ATGGTTAAAGAAACGGGAGTTGAAGCTCAAGGTGTGGTTTTAGATACCCTGCCGAACACAACATTTCGGGTTCGTTTAGAAAATGGAAAAAAAATAATTGCTCATATTTCTGGAAAAATGAGGAAAAATTACATAAGAATTTTAACTGGAGATAAAGTTACTGTAGAACTAAGCCCTTATGATCTTACAAAAGGAAGGATAATTTTTAGAAATCGATGA
- the mnmA gene encoding tRNA 2-thiouridine(34) synthase MnmA codes for MKNKKNYVARVVVGMSGGVDSSVAALLLKKRNYEVLGLFMKNWEEDDGHSCSYIEDLKDVKSVCEKLKIQLYQVNFSIEYWNKVFKVFLKKYKTGKTPNPDVLCNKEIKFKEFLDFSLENLNADYIATGHYVRKKKRNEKYILLKAKDERKDQSYFLHLLDQSQLEKVIFPIGEFKKSEIRKIAEKNGLLSVSKKKDSTGICFIGKKRFENFLQKYISCKNGDILSVHKEIIGQHPGSILYTLGQRKGIRIGGIKNEKHGPWYVIDKNVKQNTIMISQNKFHPSLVSKGIIINNVHWISEPKYRCSVQTRYHQKETYCSIRKICLNRISVRFDHPILSVTPGQYGVFYDREVCLGGGEIDLKF; via the coding sequence ATGAAAAATAAGAAAAATTATGTAGCAAGAGTAGTAGTAGGAATGTCTGGAGGAGTAGACTCTTCAGTTGCAGCTCTTCTACTAAAAAAAAGAAATTATGAAGTTTTAGGATTGTTCATGAAAAATTGGGAAGAAGATGATGGTCATTCGTGTTCTTACATTGAAGATTTAAAAGATGTGAAATCTGTTTGCGAAAAACTAAAAATACAACTATATCAGGTGAACTTTTCAATAGAATACTGGAATAAAGTTTTTAAAGTCTTTCTTAAGAAGTATAAAACTGGAAAAACACCAAATCCAGATGTTTTATGTAATAAAGAAATTAAATTTAAAGAATTTTTAGACTTTTCTTTAGAAAATTTAAATGCAGATTATATTGCAACCGGGCATTATGTTAGAAAAAAGAAAAGAAATGAAAAATATATTTTGTTAAAAGCAAAAGATGAAAGAAAAGATCAAAGCTATTTTTTACATCTACTCGATCAATCTCAACTTGAAAAAGTCATTTTTCCAATTGGAGAATTTAAAAAATCTGAAATTCGTAAAATTGCTGAAAAAAATGGATTATTGAGTGTATCGAAAAAGAAAGATTCAACAGGAATATGTTTTATAGGAAAAAAAAGATTTGAAAACTTTCTTCAGAAGTATATTTCTTGTAAAAATGGAGATATTTTATCAGTTCATAAGGAAATTATTGGTCAACACCCTGGGTCTATCTTGTATACTTTAGGACAAAGAAAAGGAATCAGGATTGGCGGAATAAAAAATGAGAAGCATGGACCATGGTATGTAATAGACAAAAATGTCAAACAGAACACTATTATGATTTCTCAAAATAAATTTCATCCATCTTTAGTTTCAAAAGGAATTATAATAAATAATGTTCATTGGATATCTGAACCAAAGTATCGATGCAGTGTTCAGACTAGATATCATCAGAAAGAAACTTATTGTTCGATAAGGAAGATTTGCCTTAATAGAATATCAGTTCGCTTCGATCACCCAATTTTATCAGTCACTCCTGGTCAGTATGGAGTATTTTACGATCGAGAAGTTTGTTTAGGAGGTGGAGAGATAGATTTAAAATTTTAA
- a CDS encoding NAD(P)/FAD-dependent oxidoreductase has translation MTKKRVTIVIVGGGVGGLKLATKLGNNLGKSKLANIILVDQNHSYIWKPILHEVASGSINMHLNSVNYFNHAYKHHFHFHLGELRNIDKEKKMITVSTFFDGGKEKFLERKIKFDILVISLGSISNDFNIEGVKEHCTFLDNFEQANLFREKIIDIFFRKLMVKGNESKIKVAIVGGGATGVELCAELFNMLNYLNEYKFEGFNKYQLKVYLLEAEKRILPSLSERVSQIVKKELEKVGTLILTNTKVKKVFQYGLQTDSSKIYSDLIVWVAGVKVQNFIKDIDNIKTNSINQIIVRPTLQTTLNDQIFAIGDCAFLQEESGRIVPPRAQAASQMADLCYQNILLMLKKKTLRSYSYKDRGFLISLSKLNTVGNIFINPIKRPIQIHGSLARIIYLSLYRNYQISIHGFLKTFSSTIFENFDRLSKSSRFNLY, from the coding sequence ATGACAAAAAAAAGAGTAACAATAGTTATTGTCGGAGGGGGTGTTGGGGGATTAAAATTAGCTACAAAGCTAGGAAATAACTTAGGAAAGTCAAAGTTGGCAAATATTATACTGGTTGATCAAAATCATAGTTATATTTGGAAACCTATTCTTCATGAAGTAGCTTCTGGATCCATCAATATGCATTTAAATTCAGTGAACTATTTTAATCATGCTTACAAACATCATTTTCATTTTCATCTAGGAGAACTTCGAAATATTGATAAAGAAAAAAAAATGATCACGGTTTCAACATTTTTTGATGGAGGAAAAGAAAAATTTTTAGAAAGAAAAATTAAATTCGATATTTTAGTAATTTCTTTAGGAAGTATTTCTAACGATTTCAATATAGAAGGAGTGAAGGAACACTGTACTTTTCTAGATAATTTCGAGCAAGCTAATTTATTTCGAGAAAAAATAATTGATATTTTTTTTAGAAAATTAATGGTGAAAGGTAATGAGTCCAAAATAAAAGTTGCAATAGTTGGAGGAGGAGCTACTGGAGTAGAGCTTTGTGCAGAGCTTTTTAATATGTTAAATTATTTAAATGAATATAAATTTGAAGGATTTAACAAATATCAACTAAAAGTATATCTTTTGGAAGCTGAAAAAAGAATCTTACCATCATTATCAGAAAGGGTTTCTCAAATTGTAAAAAAAGAGTTAGAAAAAGTTGGAACTTTAATTTTGACGAACACTAAAGTTAAAAAAGTGTTTCAGTATGGTTTACAAACTGATTCATCGAAAATATATTCAGATCTTATAGTTTGGGTCGCCGGAGTAAAAGTACAAAATTTTATAAAAGATATCGATAACATTAAAACTAATTCAATTAATCAAATTATAGTTCGACCTACTTTACAGACTACTCTAAACGATCAAATATTCGCTATTGGAGATTGCGCATTTCTTCAAGAAGAAAGTGGAAGAATTGTTCCACCTAGAGCACAGGCTGCTAGTCAAATGGCTGATTTATGTTATCAAAACATATTGTTGATGTTAAAAAAGAAAACGCTGAGAAGCTATTCTTATAAAGATCGAGGTTTTTTAATATCACTTTCCAAATTAAATACTGTAGGAAACATTTTTATAAATCCGATTAAGAGGCCAATTCAAATACATGGAAGTCTTGCTAGAATTATATATTTATCCTTATACCGAAATTATCAAATTTCAATACATGGTTTTTTGAAAACTTTTTCTTCTACTATTTTTGAAAATTTTGATAGACTATCGAAATCCAGTAGATTTAATTTATATTGA
- a CDS encoding phosphatase PAP2 family protein, which produces MLLLIFLAERLIFFFPIFVGTIFLLEKKRSFTHFSLIFKIIVSLFTSLTLSFLLSKILYKDRPFVIGIKRNILCHRLNSSFPSMHGSACFTISFGCLFWMKNRFRTLIFLPSFFICLARVLLGVHWISDMISSFFISIFSCVITNYFCKKNYISFLIFLKKIRFFRK; this is translated from the coding sequence ATGCTTCTTTTGATTTTTCTTGCGGAGAGATTGATATTTTTTTTTCCCATTTTTGTAGGAACAATTTTTTTATTAGAGAAAAAAAGATCTTTTACTCATTTTTCTTTAATTTTTAAAATAATCGTCTCTTTGTTCACTAGTTTGACGTTATCTTTCCTTTTATCAAAGATTTTATATAAAGATCGTCCTTTTGTAATAGGAATAAAAAGAAATATTCTTTGTCATAGATTGAATTCCTCTTTTCCGAGCATGCATGGATCAGCTTGTTTCACCATTTCTTTCGGATGTTTATTTTGGATGAAAAATAGATTTAGAACACTTATCTTTTTACCTTCTTTTTTCATTTGTTTAGCTAGAGTTTTATTAGGGGTTCATTGGATATCAGATATGATTAGCTCTTTCTTTATTTCTATTTTTTCTTGTGTAATAACAAACTATTTCTGTAAGAAAAACTACATATCTTTTTTAATTTTCTTAAAAAAAATTAGATTTTTCCGAAAATAA
- a CDS encoding FAD-dependent oxidoreductase produces MKRTNDNFLHRKVIILGSGPAGCTSAIYTSRAGLRPILITGFQKGGQIALANSVENWTGLYPSQTGSFIMENTLRQVRNFIPFSDIIEDQIYKVDLTNRPFLLFGSLKRYSCDSLIIATGSSFRNLGLSFEKRFEGKGVSFCATCDGFFYRNQKIAVVGGGNNALEEAIYLSKIAKEVNLIHRSKKFRAEKLLIDKIYKKVNQKKVFLYTNYVVCDAEGNEKGITSIKIKSNLNGSEKNLFVSGIFVAVGSNPNTSIFQGQLDLQDGYIKTSLKSRCMTETSVKGVFAAGDVSDSFYRQAISSAGTGCMAAIDAERYLYKVGDI; encoded by the coding sequence ATGAAAAGAACTAATGATAATTTTCTTCATAGAAAGGTAATTATACTAGGATCGGGACCAGCTGGATGTACTTCAGCGATATATACATCGAGAGCAGGATTGAGACCAATTTTAATAACTGGTTTTCAAAAAGGAGGACAAATTGCTTTAGCAAATTCAGTAGAGAATTGGACGGGTTTATATCCGAGTCAAACAGGATCTTTTATTATGGAGAATACATTAAGACAAGTAAGAAATTTCATACCATTTTCTGATATTATAGAGGATCAAATTTATAAGGTAGATTTAACGAACCGTCCATTTCTTTTATTTGGAAGTTTAAAAAGATACAGTTGTGACTCTTTAATTATTGCCACTGGTTCGTCATTCAGAAATCTTGGTTTAAGTTTTGAAAAAAGATTTGAGGGAAAAGGAGTTTCTTTTTGTGCAACTTGTGATGGATTTTTTTATAGAAATCAAAAAATTGCTGTTGTTGGTGGAGGAAATAATGCTCTTGAAGAAGCTATTTATCTTTCTAAGATAGCAAAAGAGGTTAATTTGATACATCGTAGTAAAAAATTCAGAGCAGAAAAACTCTTAATTGATAAAATTTATAAAAAAGTTAATCAAAAAAAAGTCTTCTTATATACCAATTATGTGGTTTGTGATGCTGAAGGAAATGAGAAGGGAATTACGTCTATTAAAATAAAATCTAATCTAAATGGTTCTGAAAAAAATCTTTTTGTTTCTGGAATATTCGTTGCTGTCGGGAGTAATCCAAATACTAGTATTTTTCAAGGTCAATTAGATCTGCAAGATGGATATATTAAAACTAGTTTAAAAAGTCGATGTATGACAGAGACTTCTGTGAAGGGAGTATTCGCTGCAGGAGATGTTTCAGATAGTTTTTATAGACAAGCTATTTCTTCTGCAGGAACAGGATGTATGGCGGCTATTGACGCAGAAAGGTATTTATATAAAGTTGGTGATATATGA